A genomic segment from Spinacia oleracea cultivar Varoflay chromosome 3, BTI_SOV_V1, whole genome shotgun sequence encodes:
- the LOC110787353 gene encoding uncharacterized protein translates to MSCFYLPKKLKQLPSSSKKAWNSFKSSLSPKLRNFRDTSRSLSTLPRSVTRTASLLFDLRPQKRRRSIPTPQPARATRGVSRDFYYFNQYNYQHLEPYTSGPNSPATVYVDRLFGESLSSSTTTKEAGVGVTIMEAASTSNNNTIREEGRGGGGGGGAKKRKKVKNNNNNWKEVVSSMPNIRGTVDERAEEFISRFRQEMQIQREQSLIEFQEMLARSA, encoded by the coding sequence ATGTCTTGCTTCTACCTCCCTAAGAAGCTTAAACAACTACCTTCTTCTTCTAAGAAGGCTTGGAACTCCTTCAAGTCCTCTCTTTCCCCCAAACTCCGCAACTTCCGTGACACCAGTCGCAGCCTCAGCACTCTCCCTAGATCCGTCACGAGAACCGCCTCCCTCCTTTTCGATCTCCGCCCCCAAAAACGTCGCCGTTCTATTCCTACGCCGCAGCCAGCTCGTGCAACTCGCGGTGTGTCACGTGACTTTTATTATTTCAATCAGTACAACTATCAACATCTTGAACCGTACACTTCCGGCCCTAATAGTCCTGCAACGGTCTACGTTGATCGCCTTTTCGGGGAGTCCTTGTCGTCGTCGACCACCACGAAAGAAGCGGGTGTTGGTGTTACAATAATGGAAGCAGCTTCAACAAGTAATAATAATACGATAAGAGAAGAAGGCCGCGGCGGAGGTGGTGGCGGTGGCGCAAAGAAAAGGAAGAAAgtaaagaataataataataattggaAAGAGGTAGTTTCATCGATGCCGAATATTAGAGGAACAGTTGATGAAAGGGCAGAAGAGTTTATTTCAAGGTTTCGACAAGAGATGCAAATACAGAGAGAACAGTCTCTTATTGAATTCCAGGAGATGTTAGCTCGCAGTGcatga